From the genome of Chelonia mydas isolate rCheMyd1 chromosome 2, rCheMyd1.pri.v2, whole genome shotgun sequence, one region includes:
- the TOMM7 gene encoding mitochondrial import receptor subunit TOM7 homolog: MPKLSKEAKLRLQQLFKGGQFAIRWGFIPVVLYLGFKRGADPGMPEPTVLSLLWG; encoded by the exons ATGCCGAAGCTGAGCAAAGAGGCCAAGCTGCGGCTGCAGCAGCTCTTCAAGGGGGGCCAGTTCGCCATCCGCTGGGGCTTCATCCCCGTCGTGCTCTATCTAG GTTTTAAGAGAGGTGCAGATCCTGGAATGCCTGAGCCAACTGTTTTGAG TCTACTTTGGGGATGA